One segment of Fibrobacter sp. DNA contains the following:
- a CDS encoding transposase — translation MVQKHLDGVLNYCDTKLPLELVECLNGKIKILLRRTRGFINEQHFALRIMFMTILRGTIFQVVSTHKPEWPKKGNN, via the coding sequence ATGGTCCAGAAGCATTTAGATGGTGTTCTAAATTACTGTGATACTAAACTTCCATTAGAGCTTGTGGAGTGCCTGAATGGTAAAATAAAGATATTGCTTCGAAGGACTCGGGGATTCATAAATGAGCAACATTTTGCTTTACGCATCATGTTTATGACGATTCTCAGAGGTACAATTTTCCAAGTAGTTTCCACACATAAACCAGAATGGCCAAAAAAAGGAAATAACTAA
- the pyrE gene encoding orotate phosphoribosyltransferase gives MVNYKEEFIEFMVRCNVLTFGDFVTKSGRRTPFFINTGNYNTGYQLLKLGEYYAQSLIDSMPDGFDVLFGPAYKGIPLVVATAMSLSSKYGKNVAFCFNRKEAKDHGEGGSLVGHKLRDGERVVIVEDVTTAGTSVRESVPMLKSMASVDVSGLVVSVDRMEKGRTERSALRELHDEFGMKTFSIVTLDEIVGYLHNRTFDGKVVVDDALMERIAQYRETYGAK, from the coding sequence TTGGTGAATTACAAAGAGGAATTTATTGAATTTATGGTCAGATGCAATGTTCTCACTTTTGGAGACTTTGTAACAAAGAGCGGGCGTCGTACACCCTTTTTTATAAACACTGGAAATTATAACACTGGTTATCAGCTTCTTAAGCTGGGTGAGTATTATGCTCAGAGTCTGATAGACAGCATGCCTGATGGGTTTGATGTGCTTTTCGGGCCTGCGTACAAGGGAATTCCTCTGGTTGTGGCCACAGCGATGTCTCTTTCTTCAAAATATGGGAAAAATGTGGCATTCTGCTTTAACCGAAAAGAGGCCAAAGATCATGGAGAGGGCGGCAGTCTGGTTGGCCATAAGCTTCGTGACGGGGAGCGGGTGGTGATAGTAGAAGATGTGACCACAGCGGGGACATCGGTGCGGGAATCTGTCCCGATGCTTAAATCTATGGCATCGGTTGATGTTAGTGGGCTGGTGGTTTCTGTGGACAGGATGGAGAAGGGCAGAACAGAGCGGAGTGCCTTGAGGGAGCTTCATGATGAGTTTGGGATGAAGACATTCTCTATTGTAACTCTTGATGAGATAGTGGGTTACCTGCACAACAGGACTTTTGACGGGAAAGTGGTTGTAGATGATGCACTGATGGAGAGAATTGCTCAATACAGGGAAACTTACGGAGCCAAATAA